The proteins below are encoded in one region of Oreochromis niloticus isolate F11D_XX linkage group LG6, O_niloticus_UMD_NMBU, whole genome shotgun sequence:
- the tpcn3 gene encoding two pore segment channel 3 isoform X2: MSEPEKNENIPEASARKGISNIGNTAKSKEDFNLAAIYVSDAQYNRNVYFDTLPQAVRLYMLYNHWALKVLLYFFMLVNLSLAIFEDPAVYPLPIWATMLVEILCLLIFTIRLIHYAKVILRDKFWKDPKNICIIVILTLTLVDMIIYGALKAANYYGVRWSRVLRPLLLVNVTEGRQLRRAFRSIRNALPQIFYVFMLFMFSILIFSLMALKLLGKRGLTNINGTPYFTSYLEIMFDLYVLVTTANSPDVMMPAYNANFFFAVFFIVYILINTYIFMSVFLAVVYNSYKKYLKEEVRQLVRAKRHKMVRAFGVLQEQREEGGEPVVTQASWNQLVRLVQPNLSNAHRELLWSVSDDKNQGAIGKVAFVQLADLLNIEIITIKSRPHPLQSLCPSLYQSAPSKLLCQLVQHRAFVMVYDLIILVNAVFIGLDEENPMIANSEWVFLALYILEILLKLYVFEPRVFFSKHSFWNWFDTIIVISALIATIINSVMKSSSHFSSRQILDIVFILRVLRLIRVVDSIKRFRIIINTLIRIGPAILTFGQLIIVVYYIFAMVGMELFKGKVTFYEQSSTNLAKAYCGNPLLNGTDFAKLNYCKNNFNNVVSSFILLVELTVVNQWHVLSSGFATVTHISARIFFVLFHIIVVIVILNIFVAFVLEAFFVEYSVDKSDLQTSLERKIEELELAVAQETMEDNLVNAMETIDNDLGGSQSAKPNLPSLMFKIASKRYRTVDALLQRIFEADLDPEDFAENDDPETQGNENFANPLFSHA; the protein is encoded by the exons ATGTCTGAACCAGAGAAGAATGAAAACATTCCCGAAGCGTCTGCAAGAAAGGGAATTTCAAACATCGGGAATACAGCAAAAAGCAAAGAG gattTTAACTTGGCTGCCATCTATGTGTCAGATGCCCAGTACAACAGAAATGTCTACTTTGACACAttacctcaggctgtcag ACTGTATATGCTCTATAATCATTGGGCCCTAAAGGTACTCCTCTACTTCTTCATGCTGGTCAATCTGTCTCTGGCCATCTTTGAGGATCCAGCTGTATACCCTCTGCCTATATGG GCCACCATGCTGGTGGAGATACTCTGTCTGCTCATCTTCACCATTCGACTCATTCACTATGCCAAGGTGATTCTCCGTGACAAGTTCTGGAAAGATCCCAAAAATATCTGCATCATTGTCATCCTCACG CTCACTTTGGTTGATATGATCATTTATGGAGCACTGAAAGCTGCAAATTATTATGGTGTCCGCTGGTCCAGAGTCCTGCGGCCGCTTCTACTGGTCAATGTCACAGAGGGACGGCAG CTCCGCAGAGCATTCAGGAGTATCCGCAATGCTCTGCCTCAGATTTTCTACGTCTTCATGCTCTTCATGTTTAGTATCCTCATCTTCTCCCTCATGGCGCTCAAGTTGCTGGGCAAACG aGGTTTGACGAACATAAATGGAACTCCATATTTCACCAGCTACCTGGAAATCATGTTTGACTTGTACGTCCTCGTCACCACGGCCAATAGCCCTGACGTCAT GATGCCAGCATACAACGCCAACTTCTTCTTTGCAGTCTTCTTTATTGTGTACATCCTTATCAACACTTACATCTTCATGTCCGTCTTCTTGGCTGTCGTATACAACAGCTATAAAAAATACTTGAAG GAAGAGGTACGGCAGCTAGTGAGAGCTAAGAGGCACAAGATGGTGCGAGCATTTGGTGTTCTACAGGAGCAAAGGGAGGAGGGCGGCGAGCCAGTGGTGACCCAGGCCAGCTGGAACCAACTGGTCCGACTGGTCCAACCCAACCTTAGTAATGCTcacagagagctgctgtggaGCGTCTCCGATGACAAGAACCAAGGGGCCATTG GTAAGGTGGCATTTGTCCAGCTGGCTGACCTCTTGAATATtgaaataataacaattaaGTCAAGACCTCATCCACTTCAAAGTTTGTGCCCTTCCCTCTACCAGTCAGCCCCCAGCAAACTCCTATGCCAACTGGTCCAACATCG GGCCTTTGTTATGGTATACGACCTGATCATACTGGTGAATGCAGTTTTCATCGGTCTTGATGAAGAGAATCCAATGATTGCAAACTCAGAGTGGGTTTTTCTGGCTCTGTATATTCTGGAGATTCTGCTGAAGCTGTATGTGTTTGAGCCCAGAGTGTTCTTCTCCAAACACAGTTTTTGGAACTG GTTTGACACAATCATTGTCATCTCTGCTCTTATTGCCACCATCATAAACTCTGTGATGAAGTCAT CGAGTCATTTCTCCAGCCGGCAAATCCTGGACATTGTTTTCATCCTACGAGTCCTCAGACTGATACGGGTGGTGGACAGCATCAAAAG GTTTCGTATTATTATCAACACCCTGATCAGGATTGGACCAGCAATTCTCACATTTGGACAGCTCATCATT GTGGTGTACTACATTTTTGCCATGGTGGGGATGGAGCTCTTCAAAGGGAAGGTGACTTTTTATGAACAGAGCTCCACCAATCTAGCGAAGGCATATTGTGGTAATCCTCTGCTGAATGGAACAGACTTTGCAAAGCTCAACTATTGCAAGAATAACTTCAACAATGTGGTCTCCTCCTTCATTCTGCTGGTTGAGCTTACCGTTGTCAACCAATGGCATG TTCTCAGCAGCGGCTTTGCCACCGTTACCCACATTTCGGCCAGGATCTTTTTCGTCCTCTTCCACATCATAGTTGTCATCGTCATTCTCAA TATCTTTGTGGCGTTTGTCCTTGAGGCGTTCTTTGTGGAGTACTCTGTGGATAAAAGCGACTTGCAGACATCTTTGGAGAGGAAGATTGAAGAACTGGAGCTTGCTGTGGCACA GGAGACGATGGAGGACAACTTGGTGAACGCCATGGAAACTATTGACAATGACTTGGGAGGCAGCCAGTCAGCAAAACCAAACTTACCGTCCCTGATGTTTAAAATAGCTTCAAAAA GATATCGAACAGTGGACGCCTTGTTACAGCGGATATTTGAGGCTGATCTGGACCCTGAAGATTTTGCTGAGAATGACGATCCTGAAACTCAGGGCAACGAGAATTTTGCAAATCCCTTATTCAGCCATGCATAG
- the tpcn3 gene encoding two pore segment channel 3 isoform X1 encodes MSEPEKNENIPEASARKGISNIGNTAKSKEDFNLAAIYVSDAQYNRNVYFDTLPQAVRLYMLYNHWALKVLLYFFMLVNLSLAIFEDPAVYPLPIWATMLVEILCLLIFTIRLIHYAKVILRDKFWKDPKNICIIVILTLTLVDMIIYGALKAANYYGVRWSRVLRPLLLVNVTEGRQLRRAFRSIRNALPQIFYVFMLFMFSILIFSLMALKLLGKRGLTNINGTPYFTSYLEIMFDLYVLVTTANSPDVMMPAYNANFFFAVFFIVYILINTYIFMSVFLAVVYNSYKKYLKEEVRQLVRAKRHKMVRAFGVLQEQREEGGEPVVTQASWNQLVRLVQPNLSNAHRELLWSVSDDKNQGAIGKVAFVQLADLLNIEIITIKSRPHPLQSLCPSLYQSAPSKLLCQLVQHRAFVMVYDLIILVNAVFIGLDEENPMIANSEWVFLALYILEILLKLYVFEPRVFFSKHSFWNCLSTSQIISTRFDTIIVISALIATIINSVMKSSSHFSSRQILDIVFILRVLRLIRVVDSIKRFRIIINTLIRIGPAILTFGQLIIVVYYIFAMVGMELFKGKVTFYEQSSTNLAKAYCGNPLLNGTDFAKLNYCKNNFNNVVSSFILLVELTVVNQWHVLSSGFATVTHISARIFFVLFHIIVVIVILNIFVAFVLEAFFVEYSVDKSDLQTSLERKIEELELAVAQETMEDNLVNAMETIDNDLGGSQSAKPNLPSLMFKIASKRYRTVDALLQRIFEADLDPEDFAENDDPETQGNENFANPLFSHA; translated from the exons ATGTCTGAACCAGAGAAGAATGAAAACATTCCCGAAGCGTCTGCAAGAAAGGGAATTTCAAACATCGGGAATACAGCAAAAAGCAAAGAG gattTTAACTTGGCTGCCATCTATGTGTCAGATGCCCAGTACAACAGAAATGTCTACTTTGACACAttacctcaggctgtcag ACTGTATATGCTCTATAATCATTGGGCCCTAAAGGTACTCCTCTACTTCTTCATGCTGGTCAATCTGTCTCTGGCCATCTTTGAGGATCCAGCTGTATACCCTCTGCCTATATGG GCCACCATGCTGGTGGAGATACTCTGTCTGCTCATCTTCACCATTCGACTCATTCACTATGCCAAGGTGATTCTCCGTGACAAGTTCTGGAAAGATCCCAAAAATATCTGCATCATTGTCATCCTCACG CTCACTTTGGTTGATATGATCATTTATGGAGCACTGAAAGCTGCAAATTATTATGGTGTCCGCTGGTCCAGAGTCCTGCGGCCGCTTCTACTGGTCAATGTCACAGAGGGACGGCAG CTCCGCAGAGCATTCAGGAGTATCCGCAATGCTCTGCCTCAGATTTTCTACGTCTTCATGCTCTTCATGTTTAGTATCCTCATCTTCTCCCTCATGGCGCTCAAGTTGCTGGGCAAACG aGGTTTGACGAACATAAATGGAACTCCATATTTCACCAGCTACCTGGAAATCATGTTTGACTTGTACGTCCTCGTCACCACGGCCAATAGCCCTGACGTCAT GATGCCAGCATACAACGCCAACTTCTTCTTTGCAGTCTTCTTTATTGTGTACATCCTTATCAACACTTACATCTTCATGTCCGTCTTCTTGGCTGTCGTATACAACAGCTATAAAAAATACTTGAAG GAAGAGGTACGGCAGCTAGTGAGAGCTAAGAGGCACAAGATGGTGCGAGCATTTGGTGTTCTACAGGAGCAAAGGGAGGAGGGCGGCGAGCCAGTGGTGACCCAGGCCAGCTGGAACCAACTGGTCCGACTGGTCCAACCCAACCTTAGTAATGCTcacagagagctgctgtggaGCGTCTCCGATGACAAGAACCAAGGGGCCATTG GTAAGGTGGCATTTGTCCAGCTGGCTGACCTCTTGAATATtgaaataataacaattaaGTCAAGACCTCATCCACTTCAAAGTTTGTGCCCTTCCCTCTACCAGTCAGCCCCCAGCAAACTCCTATGCCAACTGGTCCAACATCG GGCCTTTGTTATGGTATACGACCTGATCATACTGGTGAATGCAGTTTTCATCGGTCTTGATGAAGAGAATCCAATGATTGCAAACTCAGAGTGGGTTTTTCTGGCTCTGTATATTCTGGAGATTCTGCTGAAGCTGTATGTGTTTGAGCCCAGAGTGTTCTTCTCCAAACACAGTTTTTGGAACTG CTTATCTACATCCCAGATTATAAGTACGAG GTTTGACACAATCATTGTCATCTCTGCTCTTATTGCCACCATCATAAACTCTGTGATGAAGTCAT CGAGTCATTTCTCCAGCCGGCAAATCCTGGACATTGTTTTCATCCTACGAGTCCTCAGACTGATACGGGTGGTGGACAGCATCAAAAG GTTTCGTATTATTATCAACACCCTGATCAGGATTGGACCAGCAATTCTCACATTTGGACAGCTCATCATT GTGGTGTACTACATTTTTGCCATGGTGGGGATGGAGCTCTTCAAAGGGAAGGTGACTTTTTATGAACAGAGCTCCACCAATCTAGCGAAGGCATATTGTGGTAATCCTCTGCTGAATGGAACAGACTTTGCAAAGCTCAACTATTGCAAGAATAACTTCAACAATGTGGTCTCCTCCTTCATTCTGCTGGTTGAGCTTACCGTTGTCAACCAATGGCATG TTCTCAGCAGCGGCTTTGCCACCGTTACCCACATTTCGGCCAGGATCTTTTTCGTCCTCTTCCACATCATAGTTGTCATCGTCATTCTCAA TATCTTTGTGGCGTTTGTCCTTGAGGCGTTCTTTGTGGAGTACTCTGTGGATAAAAGCGACTTGCAGACATCTTTGGAGAGGAAGATTGAAGAACTGGAGCTTGCTGTGGCACA GGAGACGATGGAGGACAACTTGGTGAACGCCATGGAAACTATTGACAATGACTTGGGAGGCAGCCAGTCAGCAAAACCAAACTTACCGTCCCTGATGTTTAAAATAGCTTCAAAAA GATATCGAACAGTGGACGCCTTGTTACAGCGGATATTTGAGGCTGATCTGGACCCTGAAGATTTTGCTGAGAATGACGATCCTGAAACTCAGGGCAACGAGAATTTTGCAAATCCCTTATTCAGCCATGCATAG
- the tpcn3 gene encoding two pore segment channel 3 isoform X3, producing MSEPEKNENIPEASARKGISNIGNTAKSKEDFNLAAIYVSDAQYNRNVYFDTLPQAVRLYMLYNHWALKVLLYFFMLVNLSLAIFEDPAVYPLPIWATMLVEILCLLIFTIRLIHYAKVILRDKFWKDPKNICIIVILTLRRAFRSIRNALPQIFYVFMLFMFSILIFSLMALKLLGKRGLTNINGTPYFTSYLEIMFDLYVLVTTANSPDVMMPAYNANFFFAVFFIVYILINTYIFMSVFLAVVYNSYKKYLKEEVRQLVRAKRHKMVRAFGVLQEQREEGGEPVVTQASWNQLVRLVQPNLSNAHRELLWSVSDDKNQGAIGKVAFVQLADLLNIEIITIKSRPHPLQSLCPSLYQSAPSKLLCQLVQHRAFVMVYDLIILVNAVFIGLDEENPMIANSEWVFLALYILEILLKLYVFEPRVFFSKHSFWNCLSTSQIISTRFDTIIVISALIATIINSVMKSSSHFSSRQILDIVFILRVLRLIRVVDSIKRFRIIINTLIRIGPAILTFGQLIIVVYYIFAMVGMELFKGKVTFYEQSSTNLAKAYCGNPLLNGTDFAKLNYCKNNFNNVVSSFILLVELTVVNQWHVLSSGFATVTHISARIFFVLFHIIVVIVILNIFVAFVLEAFFVEYSVDKSDLQTSLERKIEELELAVAQETMEDNLVNAMETIDNDLGGSQSAKPNLPSLMFKIASKRYRTVDALLQRIFEADLDPEDFAENDDPETQGNENFANPLFSHA from the exons ATGTCTGAACCAGAGAAGAATGAAAACATTCCCGAAGCGTCTGCAAGAAAGGGAATTTCAAACATCGGGAATACAGCAAAAAGCAAAGAG gattTTAACTTGGCTGCCATCTATGTGTCAGATGCCCAGTACAACAGAAATGTCTACTTTGACACAttacctcaggctgtcag ACTGTATATGCTCTATAATCATTGGGCCCTAAAGGTACTCCTCTACTTCTTCATGCTGGTCAATCTGTCTCTGGCCATCTTTGAGGATCCAGCTGTATACCCTCTGCCTATATGG GCCACCATGCTGGTGGAGATACTCTGTCTGCTCATCTTCACCATTCGACTCATTCACTATGCCAAGGTGATTCTCCGTGACAAGTTCTGGAAAGATCCCAAAAATATCTGCATCATTGTCATCCTCACG CTCCGCAGAGCATTCAGGAGTATCCGCAATGCTCTGCCTCAGATTTTCTACGTCTTCATGCTCTTCATGTTTAGTATCCTCATCTTCTCCCTCATGGCGCTCAAGTTGCTGGGCAAACG aGGTTTGACGAACATAAATGGAACTCCATATTTCACCAGCTACCTGGAAATCATGTTTGACTTGTACGTCCTCGTCACCACGGCCAATAGCCCTGACGTCAT GATGCCAGCATACAACGCCAACTTCTTCTTTGCAGTCTTCTTTATTGTGTACATCCTTATCAACACTTACATCTTCATGTCCGTCTTCTTGGCTGTCGTATACAACAGCTATAAAAAATACTTGAAG GAAGAGGTACGGCAGCTAGTGAGAGCTAAGAGGCACAAGATGGTGCGAGCATTTGGTGTTCTACAGGAGCAAAGGGAGGAGGGCGGCGAGCCAGTGGTGACCCAGGCCAGCTGGAACCAACTGGTCCGACTGGTCCAACCCAACCTTAGTAATGCTcacagagagctgctgtggaGCGTCTCCGATGACAAGAACCAAGGGGCCATTG GTAAGGTGGCATTTGTCCAGCTGGCTGACCTCTTGAATATtgaaataataacaattaaGTCAAGACCTCATCCACTTCAAAGTTTGTGCCCTTCCCTCTACCAGTCAGCCCCCAGCAAACTCCTATGCCAACTGGTCCAACATCG GGCCTTTGTTATGGTATACGACCTGATCATACTGGTGAATGCAGTTTTCATCGGTCTTGATGAAGAGAATCCAATGATTGCAAACTCAGAGTGGGTTTTTCTGGCTCTGTATATTCTGGAGATTCTGCTGAAGCTGTATGTGTTTGAGCCCAGAGTGTTCTTCTCCAAACACAGTTTTTGGAACTG CTTATCTACATCCCAGATTATAAGTACGAG GTTTGACACAATCATTGTCATCTCTGCTCTTATTGCCACCATCATAAACTCTGTGATGAAGTCAT CGAGTCATTTCTCCAGCCGGCAAATCCTGGACATTGTTTTCATCCTACGAGTCCTCAGACTGATACGGGTGGTGGACAGCATCAAAAG GTTTCGTATTATTATCAACACCCTGATCAGGATTGGACCAGCAATTCTCACATTTGGACAGCTCATCATT GTGGTGTACTACATTTTTGCCATGGTGGGGATGGAGCTCTTCAAAGGGAAGGTGACTTTTTATGAACAGAGCTCCACCAATCTAGCGAAGGCATATTGTGGTAATCCTCTGCTGAATGGAACAGACTTTGCAAAGCTCAACTATTGCAAGAATAACTTCAACAATGTGGTCTCCTCCTTCATTCTGCTGGTTGAGCTTACCGTTGTCAACCAATGGCATG TTCTCAGCAGCGGCTTTGCCACCGTTACCCACATTTCGGCCAGGATCTTTTTCGTCCTCTTCCACATCATAGTTGTCATCGTCATTCTCAA TATCTTTGTGGCGTTTGTCCTTGAGGCGTTCTTTGTGGAGTACTCTGTGGATAAAAGCGACTTGCAGACATCTTTGGAGAGGAAGATTGAAGAACTGGAGCTTGCTGTGGCACA GGAGACGATGGAGGACAACTTGGTGAACGCCATGGAAACTATTGACAATGACTTGGGAGGCAGCCAGTCAGCAAAACCAAACTTACCGTCCCTGATGTTTAAAATAGCTTCAAAAA GATATCGAACAGTGGACGCCTTGTTACAGCGGATATTTGAGGCTGATCTGGACCCTGAAGATTTTGCTGAGAATGACGATCCTGAAACTCAGGGCAACGAGAATTTTGCAAATCCCTTATTCAGCCATGCATAG
- the tpcn3 gene encoding two pore segment channel 3 isoform X4, producing the protein MSEPEKNENIPEASARKGISNIGNTAKSKEDFNLAAIYVSDAQYNRNVYFDTLPQAVRLYMLYNHWALKVLLYFFMLVNLSLAIFEDPAVYPLPIWATMLVEILCLLIFTIRLIHYAKVILRDKFWKDPKNICIIVILTLTLVDMIIYGALKAANYYGVRWSRVLRPLLLVNVTEGRQLRRAFRSIRNALPQIFYVFMLFMFSILIFSLMALKLLGKRGLTNINGTPYFTSYLEIMFDLYVLVTTANSPDVMMPAYNANFFFAVFFIVYILINTYIFMSVFLAVVYNSYKKYLKEEVRQLVRAKRHKMVRAFGVLQEQREEGGEPVVTQASWNQLVRLVQPNLSNAHRELLWSVSDDKNQGAIASHFSSRQILDIVFILRVLRLIRVVDSIKRFRIIINTLIRIGPAILTFGQLIIVVYYIFAMVGMELFKGKVTFYEQSSTNLAKAYCGNPLLNGTDFAKLNYCKNNFNNVVSSFILLVELTVVNQWHVLSSGFATVTHISARIFFVLFHIIVVIVILNIFVAFVLEAFFVEYSVDKSDLQTSLERKIEELELAVAQETMEDNLVNAMETIDNDLGGSQSAKPNLPSLMFKIASKRYRTVDALLQRIFEADLDPEDFAENDDPETQGNENFANPLFSHA; encoded by the exons ATGTCTGAACCAGAGAAGAATGAAAACATTCCCGAAGCGTCTGCAAGAAAGGGAATTTCAAACATCGGGAATACAGCAAAAAGCAAAGAG gattTTAACTTGGCTGCCATCTATGTGTCAGATGCCCAGTACAACAGAAATGTCTACTTTGACACAttacctcaggctgtcag ACTGTATATGCTCTATAATCATTGGGCCCTAAAGGTACTCCTCTACTTCTTCATGCTGGTCAATCTGTCTCTGGCCATCTTTGAGGATCCAGCTGTATACCCTCTGCCTATATGG GCCACCATGCTGGTGGAGATACTCTGTCTGCTCATCTTCACCATTCGACTCATTCACTATGCCAAGGTGATTCTCCGTGACAAGTTCTGGAAAGATCCCAAAAATATCTGCATCATTGTCATCCTCACG CTCACTTTGGTTGATATGATCATTTATGGAGCACTGAAAGCTGCAAATTATTATGGTGTCCGCTGGTCCAGAGTCCTGCGGCCGCTTCTACTGGTCAATGTCACAGAGGGACGGCAG CTCCGCAGAGCATTCAGGAGTATCCGCAATGCTCTGCCTCAGATTTTCTACGTCTTCATGCTCTTCATGTTTAGTATCCTCATCTTCTCCCTCATGGCGCTCAAGTTGCTGGGCAAACG aGGTTTGACGAACATAAATGGAACTCCATATTTCACCAGCTACCTGGAAATCATGTTTGACTTGTACGTCCTCGTCACCACGGCCAATAGCCCTGACGTCAT GATGCCAGCATACAACGCCAACTTCTTCTTTGCAGTCTTCTTTATTGTGTACATCCTTATCAACACTTACATCTTCATGTCCGTCTTCTTGGCTGTCGTATACAACAGCTATAAAAAATACTTGAAG GAAGAGGTACGGCAGCTAGTGAGAGCTAAGAGGCACAAGATGGTGCGAGCATTTGGTGTTCTACAGGAGCAAAGGGAGGAGGGCGGCGAGCCAGTGGTGACCCAGGCCAGCTGGAACCAACTGGTCCGACTGGTCCAACCCAACCTTAGTAATGCTcacagagagctgctgtggaGCGTCTCCGATGACAAGAACCAAGGGGCCATTG CGAGTCATTTCTCCAGCCGGCAAATCCTGGACATTGTTTTCATCCTACGAGTCCTCAGACTGATACGGGTGGTGGACAGCATCAAAAG GTTTCGTATTATTATCAACACCCTGATCAGGATTGGACCAGCAATTCTCACATTTGGACAGCTCATCATT GTGGTGTACTACATTTTTGCCATGGTGGGGATGGAGCTCTTCAAAGGGAAGGTGACTTTTTATGAACAGAGCTCCACCAATCTAGCGAAGGCATATTGTGGTAATCCTCTGCTGAATGGAACAGACTTTGCAAAGCTCAACTATTGCAAGAATAACTTCAACAATGTGGTCTCCTCCTTCATTCTGCTGGTTGAGCTTACCGTTGTCAACCAATGGCATG TTCTCAGCAGCGGCTTTGCCACCGTTACCCACATTTCGGCCAGGATCTTTTTCGTCCTCTTCCACATCATAGTTGTCATCGTCATTCTCAA TATCTTTGTGGCGTTTGTCCTTGAGGCGTTCTTTGTGGAGTACTCTGTGGATAAAAGCGACTTGCAGACATCTTTGGAGAGGAAGATTGAAGAACTGGAGCTTGCTGTGGCACA GGAGACGATGGAGGACAACTTGGTGAACGCCATGGAAACTATTGACAATGACTTGGGAGGCAGCCAGTCAGCAAAACCAAACTTACCGTCCCTGATGTTTAAAATAGCTTCAAAAA GATATCGAACAGTGGACGCCTTGTTACAGCGGATATTTGAGGCTGATCTGGACCCTGAAGATTTTGCTGAGAATGACGATCCTGAAACTCAGGGCAACGAGAATTTTGCAAATCCCTTATTCAGCCATGCATAG